From Pempheris klunzingeri isolate RE-2024b chromosome 18, fPemKlu1.hap1, whole genome shotgun sequence, a single genomic window includes:
- the LOC139217446 gene encoding LOW QUALITY PROTEIN: protein ripply2-like (The sequence of the model RefSeq protein was modified relative to this genomic sequence to represent the inferred CDS: inserted 1 base in 1 codon), with the protein METLGDASKRNLARAAGALINRRFLRSVPHPLRTLHRTDHCKEXMETFTASNGLTSVLTGDNATQQSAHLWRPWTGMGNKTATHMAHGDHFAAKHPKTPQVVHPVKLYWPKSRCFDYLYQDAEMLLRNYPVQATICPYGDSSSDEDSDDEEDEVEKELN; encoded by the exons ATGGAGACACTTGGGGACGCGTCAAAGCGCAATTTGGCACGGGCTGCCGGAGCCCTGATAAATAGGAGGTTCCTGCGTTCAGTCCCACATCCTCTGAGGACTTTACACAGGACTGACCACTGCAAGG CCATGGAGACTTTCACTGCCAGCAATGGATTAACTTCTGTTTTAACTGGGGATAATGCCACTCAGCAGTCTGCTCATTTGTGGAGACCATGGACTGGAATGGGGAACAAAACAGCTACACACATG GCTCATGGAGACCATTTTGCTGCAAAGCATCCCAAAACTCCACAGGTCGTCCACCCAGTGAA GTTGTACTGGCCGAAATCGAGATGTTTCGATTATCTGTACCAGGACGCAGAAATGCTCCTGCGCAACTATCCGGTCCAAGCGACCATCTGCCCTTATGGGGACTCCAGCAGTGATGAAGACAGcgatgatgaagaggatgaagtggaGAAGGAGCTGAACTAA
- the LOC139218229 gene encoding melanocortin-2 receptor accessory protein 2A-like, translating to MSDFHNRSQSSSRRSDYVWQYEYYDDEEPVSFEGLKAHRYSIVIGFWVGLAVFVIFMFFVLTLLTKTGAPHQENPDSAEKRHRPGNCLIDIGGPQDENDKAFSRPLLAESRSYFHFYINEEDQGQGKQKPEDDRAGKHTGAQTQQGTCNRPRGISSSGMDEMEEDAGEAGGHRPLKGLIEDSKTDRECAFFSQFNIPNFVNLEHSSTLGEDDLLYEPSVILERQSHSRDAHCDIH from the exons ATGTCCGACTTCCACAACCGGAGCCAAAGCAGCTCACGTCGCAGTGACTACGTGTGGCAATATGAATATTATGACGACGAGGAGCCCGTGTCTTTTGAAGGACTCAAAGCGCACAGAT ACTCCATCGTCATCGGCTTCTGGGTCGGACTtgctgtgtttgtcattttcatgtTCTTCGTTCTTACCTTGCTCACAAAGACTGGAGCGCCACATCAAGA aaacCCAGACTCTGCTGAAAAGCGCCATCGACCAGGGAACTGTCTGATAGACATCGGCGGACCCCAGGACGAGAATGACAAAGCCTTCTCTCGTCCGTTGCTGGCGGAGTCACGCTCATATTTCCATTTCTACATCAACGAGGAGGATCAGGGTCAGGGGAAGCAAAAACCAGAAGACGATAGAGCTGGAAAGCACACCGGGGCCCAAACCCAGCAGGGGACCTGCAACCGTCCCAGAGGTATCAGCTCCTCGGGGATGGACGAGATGGAGGAGGACGCCGGGGAAGCTGGCGGACACCGGCCTCTGAAGGGACTAATAGAGGACagtaagacagacagagaatgtGCCTTCTTTTCCCAGTTTAACATCCCTAACTTTGTGAACTTGGAGCACAGTTCAACACTTGGAGAGGACGACCTGCTTTATGAGCCGTCCGTCATACTGGAGCGCCAGTCTCACTCTCGGGATGCTCACTGTG